The Dethiosulfovibrio faecalis genome contains the following window.
AGGCCTTTCCCACCGCATAGCGCAGCGTGCCGGCGGAACCGTCGTCGGCACCGCTGGTGACCGTCAGGGAAGCGGCTTCGGCGGCGTCTCCCAAACAGACCAATCCCAGGAAGAACAAAGTATATAAGATCCGGTAAAAACAGATCTTTTTTACGTGCATTTTACACATGAAGAGACTCCTTTCCCTGATCTCACCTCTCAAGAACTGATGATATCTCCCAGGTTCATCCCTTCGCCTCCGGAGAGATTCTCCAGGGTCGAATCCTCTAACTCGTCGGGATTCTCTTCCTTCTTTTTCTTCAACAAAGCCTCTTTGTCCAAGTCCTTGCGATCTTCCTGAGCCTTGTCTTTCACGATTTCTCTCTCCTTTCGAGTATAGATTTCTACAAAGTCTTTACCTTATACATGTTCATGCATTAAGGATACACCTTTACACCGTGTCAACGTCAAGAAGAGAAGAACGCCGATCTATCCCTCGTCACCTCGCCGATATATATAGAGAGAACAAAACCATATCAGTCAGATCTTGACCGTAAAGAAATAAACATTATAATTATTAGTTGCAAACTGTGTGTTTTGTAAAAAATCAACTCTTATCTTTCTCCAAAAGGAGCGTGCGACAGGTGAAGAAAAACGGCGGTGTAACTCTCATAGTGGTCCTTATGGCCGCTATAGGTATTGGGGCTTTTTTCGGCCTACATGCGGGAGAAAAAACGATGAGAACCGTGGTGGCAATCAGAGGGTTACTGGCACAGATAATCTTCTTTACCATCCCTCTGGTCATTTTCGGATTCATAGCTCCCGCCATAACATCTCTTAAGGAAAAAGCCAGTGCTATGTTGGGCACCATGTTGATCATGGCGTATCTATCCGCCGTTGGAGCGGCGGCTTTTGCGGCCATAGCCGGATATTCCATAATTCCCCATCTGGACATTCCTACCCAGATAGAGGGGCTCAAGGTTCTGCCCAAGGCTATTTTCTCGATAGACATACCCCCCATAATGCCCGTAATGACCGCACTTGTCCTGGCCATACTTACCGGAGTGGCTACAATATGGGGCGACGCTAAAAACATCGAAAAGATTCTCTACGAATTTCAATCGATGGTTCTATCCATCGTCAAGAAGATCGTAATACCGTTGCTTCCCTTTTTCGTAGCCGCCACTTTCGCCCAGATGGCCTATACCGGAAGGCTTACCCAGCAGTTCCCCGTCTTTTTCAAGGTTATACTCATAGTCCTCCTCGGACACTTCATATGGCTGTTCTTTCTCTACGCCCTATCGGGAATGGTCTCTCGCAAAAACCCCTGGGAGGTCATCAAACATTACGGGCCGGTATATCTGACCGCCGTAGGGACCATGTCCAGCGCTGCGACTCTGCCCGTGACTTTGTCCTGCGCCAGAAAATCCAAGGTTCTGCCCCAGGAGGTGACGGACTTCGCCATACCTCTGGGGAGCACCGTCCATCTTTGCGGATCCGTGCTCACCGAGACTTTTTTCTGCATGACCATATCCAAGATGCTGTACGGGACAATGCCGACTCCCGAGACATTGACCTTATTCATCTTGCTTTTCGGTATCTTCGCCGTAGGCGCCCCCGGAGTTCCGGGCGGAACGGTCATGGCTTCGCTGGCCATAGTCCAATCGGTGCTGGGATTCGACGCCGACGGAGTCGGCCTGTTGTTGGGGATCTTCGCCTTACAGGACAGCTTCGGCACGGCCTGCAACATCCTGGGAGACGGCGCCCTGGCTTTGATGCTACGCGGACTGTTTTACGATTCCGACGGCAACGCGAGGAAAAAGGAGCTGAAAAACGAGGAACTGGCTCCCTCGGCGTAGATTCCCTCGATAGAGCGGCCACAAACACAACGAGGATCGCCTTAAAAAGGCGATCCTCGTTTCATCCGTTTCTTATCAGGTTTCTTCACAACCACTATGTGCCAAGATAGACTTTGCCTTGAGCATCAGAATCACTTCCCTTGCCTTCTATTTCGGAACGGCACTGTAGACGTTGTGATAGTAAGTTACTCTTTCATCGCAATCCTGATCGCTTCCTCAAGATCTTCCTTGAAGGCGTTGAAACTCGGCATGTCTATTCGAATGGGATCTATCGTCCCGTTTCGGATCAGATCATTCAAAAGTTCCGACGTGCCCTCTTCACCTAAAGCTTCCCGCAAAACCTTTTTAGGCGCTCCCTTCTCGC
Protein-coding sequences here:
- a CDS encoding dicarboxylate/amino acid:cation symporter; its protein translation is MKKNGGVTLIVVLMAAIGIGAFFGLHAGEKTMRTVVAIRGLLAQIIFFTIPLVIFGFIAPAITSLKEKASAMLGTMLIMAYLSAVGAAAFAAIAGYSIIPHLDIPTQIEGLKVLPKAIFSIDIPPIMPVMTALVLAILTGVATIWGDAKNIEKILYEFQSMVLSIVKKIVIPLLPFFVAATFAQMAYTGRLTQQFPVFFKVILIVLLGHFIWLFFLYALSGMVSRKNPWEVIKHYGPVYLTAVGTMSSAATLPVTLSCARKSKVLPQEVTDFAIPLGSTVHLCGSVLTETFFCMTISKMLYGTMPTPETLTLFILLFGIFAVGAPGVPGGTVMASLAIVQSVLGFDADGVGLLLGIFALQDSFGTACNILGDGALALMLRGLFYDSDGNARKKELKNEELAPSA